The following coding sequences lie in one Benincasa hispida cultivar B227 chromosome 6, ASM972705v1, whole genome shotgun sequence genomic window:
- the LOC120079818 gene encoding uncharacterized protein LOC120079818, which produces MSAASRGRVTITLGRSGQVVKKSGPGTDVSVSDSWPVSGTKRSVRDRLGSSPDSDLSYGSQLNSKRLRGDDGMSDWSSNGLDVSHIGKDDLRYKLLQKDAFRRAQSDSKKCLDLREKLPKADQAPIRHLDSRHHDPPLHNTHILRRTPSTRSADDLPQKDSLGSSYSPWTMDNLRQRSPARIVESSRHYSLQRDDEKLQRRPTNLSFENARSVGYAAKDVHNASSSVSTATFMTNSLMPPTTSKPVAPVVPLHTPPSGIAHKTLYPGDELQSIDGLLQSLGLGKYSILFKAEEVDMTALKQMGENDLRELGIPMGPRKKILLAIAPHSKRQP; this is translated from the exons ATGTCAGCAGCTTCAAGGGGTAGAGTTACCATTACACTCGGCCGTAGCGGACAG GTAGTAAAAAAGTCCGGCCCAGGGACTGATGTTTCCGTCTCTGATTCTTGGCCCGTATCTGGAACTAAGCGGTCTGTAAGAGATAGGTTGGGAAGTAGCCCTGATAGTGATCTGTCTTATGGAAGCCAACTCAATAGCAAACG ATTACGAGGAGATGATGGGATGTCAGATTGGAGTTCTAATGGGTTGGACG TGTCGCACATTGGTAAAGATGACCTTCGATATAAACTCTTGCAAAAAGATGCATTCAGACGTGCTCAAAGTGATAGTAAAAAGTGTTTAGACCTTCGGGAGAAGCTACCTAAGGCAGATCAGGCTCCTATCCGCCATCTTGATTCACGGCATCACGACCCTCCATTGCACAATACACATATCTTACGCCGAACCCCTTCAACTAGAAGTGCAGATGATTTACCTCAGAAGGACTCGTTAGGTAGTTCTTATTCCCCATGGACCATGGATAATTTGAGACAAAGATCACCTGCTAGAATTGTAGAATCTTCGAGGCACTACTCTCTACAAAGGGATGATGAGAAACTACAGAGAAGGCCAACTAACCTTTCATTTGAGAATGCAAGGTCGGTGGGCTATGCAGCCAAAGATGTTCACAATGCTTCAAGTTCTGTTAGTACTGCAACTTTTATGACAAACTCTCTAATGCCCCCTACGACTTCAAAGCCCGTGGCACCAGTTGTTCCATTACATACTCCACCAAGCGGCATTGCACACAAAACTCTCTATCCA GGTGATGAACTTCAAAGTATAGATGGCTTGTTGCAGTCTCTAGGATTGGGAAAATATTCCATTCTTTTTAAGGCCGAGGAA GTTGATATGACTGCGTTGAAGCAAATGGGGGAGAATGATCTCAGAGAGCTTGGAATACCTATG GGTCCTAGAAAGAAAATACTTCTTGCAATAGCTCCACATTCCAAGCGACAACCTTGA